A window from Hypanus sabinus isolate sHypSab1 unplaced genomic scaffold, sHypSab1.hap1 scaffold_276, whole genome shotgun sequence encodes these proteins:
- the LOC132388186 gene encoding gastrula zinc finger protein XlCGF26.1-like isoform X4, which translates to MAHQRVHTRERPFTCSVCDKRFTHSSTLWKHQRVHTGEKPYICSVCGKRFTESSTLLVHQRVHTGEKPFTCSVCGKGFTRLSHLQSHERVHTGERPFTCSKCGKGFTDPSNLQRHQRVHTGEKPFTCSECGKEFTELSNLQSHQRVHTGEKLFTCSECGKGFTDSSTLQSHQRVHTGEKPFTCSECGKGFTHLSNLRRHQRVHTGEKPFTCSECGKGFSESSTLLVHQRVHTGEKPFTCSECGKGFTASSALHSHQRVHTGEKPFTCSVCGKGFTRSSNLQSHQQVHTGEKPFTCSVCGKRFSHSSTLQNHQRVHTGEKPFTCSVCGKRFTQSSQVQSHLRVHTGEKPFTCSECGKGFTQLSQLLSHQRVHTGEKPFTCSVCGKGFTDPSNLQSHQRVHTGEKPFPCSVCGKRFTHSSTLQRHQRVHTGEKPFTCSVCGKRFTRSSDLQSHHRIHTGKKPFTCSECGKRFTHSSTLQNHQRVHTGERAFPCSVCGKRFTRSSTLQRHQQVHNGEWPLL; encoded by the exons atggctcaccagcgagttcacaccagggagcggccgttcacctgctcagtctgtgataagagattcactcactcttccaccctATGGAAACACCAGCgcgttcatactggggagaagccatacatctgctcagtctgtgggaagagattcactgagtcatccaccctactggtacatcagcgagttcacactggggagaagccgttcacctgctctgtctgtgggaagggatttactcggttatcccacctacagagtcacgagcgagttcacactggggagaggcctttcacctgctcaaaatgtggaaaaggattcactgatccatccaacctacagagacatcaacgagttcacactggggagaagccattcacctgctcagaatgtgggaaagaattcactgagttatccaacctgcagagtcaccagcgagttcacactggggagaagctgttcacctgctcagagtgtgggaaaggattcactgattcatccaccctacagagtcatcagcgagttcacactggagagaagccgttcacctgctcagaatgtgggaaagggttcactcatttatccaacctacggagacaccagagagttcacactggggagaagccatttacctgctcagaatgtggtaaAGGATTCAGTGaatcatccaccctactggtacatcagcgagttcacactggggagaagccgttcacctgctcagaatgtgggaaaggatttactgcTTCATCTGCCCTGCatagtcaccagcgagttcacactggggagaagcctttcacctgctcagtctgtgggaaaggattcactcggtcatccaacctacagagtcatcagcaagttcacactggagagaagccattcacctgctcagtctgtgggaagagattctctcattcatccaccctacagaatcatcagcgagttcacactggggagaagccattcacctgctcagtctgtgggaagagattcactcagtcatcccaagtaCAGAGtcatctgcgagttcacactggggagaagccgttcacctgttcagaatgtgggaagggatttactcagttatcccaactactgagtcatcagcgagttcacactggggagaagccgttcacctgctcagtctgtgggaagggattcactgatccatccaacctacagagtcatcagcgagttcacactggggagaa ACCATtcccctgctcagtctgtggaaagagattcacacattcatccaccctacagagacaccagcgagttcacactggggagaagccattcacctgctcagtctgtgggaagagattcactcggtcatctgacctacagagtcatcatcgaattcacactgggaagaagccgttcacttgctcagaatgtgggaagagattcactcattcatccaccctacagaatcaccagcgagttcacactggggagagggcaTTCCCCTGCTCagtatgtgggaagagattcactcgctcttccaccctgcagagacatcagcaagttcataatggggagtggccattgttatga
- the LOC132388186 gene encoding gastrula zinc finger protein XlCGF26.1-like isoform X3, whose product MAHQRVHTRERPFTCSVCDKRFTHSSTLWKHQRVHTGEKPYICSVCGKRFTESSTLLVHQRVHTGEKPFTCSVCGKGFTRLSHLQSHERVHTGERPFTCSKCGKGFTDPSNLQRHQRVHTGEKPFTCSECGKEFTELSNLQSHQRVHTGEKLFTCSECGKGFTDSSTLQSHQRVHTGEKPFTCSECGKGFTHLSNLRRHQRVHTGEKPFTCSECGKGFSESSTLLVHQRVHTGEKPFTCSECGKGFTASSALHSHQRVHTGEKPFTCSVCGKGFTRSSNLQSHQQVHTGEKPFTCSVCGKRFSHSSTLQNHQRVHTGEKPFTCSVCGKRFTQSSQVQSHLRVHTGEKPFTCSECGKGFTQLSQLLSHQRVHTGEKPFTCSVCGKGFTDPSNLQSHQRVHTGEKPFTCSEFCGKRFTHSSTLQRHQRVHTGEKPFTCSVCGKRFTRSSDLQSHHRIHTGKKPFTCSECGKRFTHSSTLQNHQRVHTGERAFPCSVCGKRFTRSSTLQRHQQVHNGEWPLL is encoded by the exons atggctcaccagcgagttcacaccagggagcggccgttcacctgctcagtctgtgataagagattcactcactcttccaccctATGGAAACACCAGCgcgttcatactggggagaagccatacatctgctcagtctgtgggaagagattcactgagtcatccaccctactggtacatcagcgagttcacactggggagaagccgttcacctgctctgtctgtgggaagggatttactcggttatcccacctacagagtcacgagcgagttcacactggggagaggcctttcacctgctcaaaatgtggaaaaggattcactgatccatccaacctacagagacatcaacgagttcacactggggagaagccattcacctgctcagaatgtgggaaagaattcactgagttatccaacctgcagagtcaccagcgagttcacactggggagaagctgttcacctgctcagagtgtgggaaaggattcactgattcatccaccctacagagtcatcagcgagttcacactggagagaagccgttcacctgctcagaatgtgggaaagggttcactcatttatccaacctacggagacaccagagagttcacactggggagaagccatttacctgctcagaatgtggtaaAGGATTCAGTGaatcatccaccctactggtacatcagcgagttcacactggggagaagccgttcacctgctcagaatgtgggaaaggatttactgcTTCATCTGCCCTGCatagtcaccagcgagttcacactggggagaagcctttcacctgctcagtctgtgggaaaggattcactcggtcatccaacctacagagtcatcagcaagttcacactggagagaagccattcacctgctcagtctgtgggaagagattctctcattcatccaccctacagaatcatcagcgagttcacactggggagaagccattcacctgctcagtctgtgggaagagattcactcagtcatcccaagtaCAGAGtcatctgcgagttcacactggggagaagccgttcacctgttcagaatgtgggaagggatttactcagttatcccaactactgagtcatcagcgagttcacactggggagaagccgttcacctgctcagtctgtgggaagggattcactgatccatccaacctacagagtcatcagcgagttcacactggggagaagccattcacctgttcagaat tctgtggaaagagattcacacattcatccaccctacagagacaccagcgagttcacactggggagaagccattcacctgctcagtctgtgggaagagattcactcggtcatctgacctacagagtcatcatcgaattcacactgggaagaagccgttcacttgctcagaatgtgggaagagattcactcattcatccaccctacagaatcaccagcgagttcacactggggagagggcaTTCCCCTGCTCagtatgtgggaagagattcactcgctcttccaccctgcagagacatcagcaagttcataatggggagtggccattgttatga
- the LOC132388186 gene encoding gastrula zinc finger protein XlCGF26.1-like isoform X2, with protein MAHQRVHTRERPFTCSVCDKRFTHSSTLWKHQRVHTGEKPYICSVCGKRFTESSTLLVHQRVHTGEKPFTCSVCGKGFTRLSHLQSHERVHTGERPFTCSKCGKGFTDPSNLQRHQRVHTGEKPFTCSECGKEFTELSNLQSHQRVHTGEKLFTCSECGKGFTDSSTLQSHQRVHTGEKPFTCSECGKGFTHLSNLRRHQRVHTGEKPFTCSECGKGFSESSTLLVHQRVHTGEKPFTCSECGKGFTASSALHSHQRVHTGEKPFTCSVCGKGFTRSSNLQSHQQVHTGEKPFTCSVCGKRFSHSSTLQNHQRSHLRVHTGEKPFTCSECGKGFTQLSQLLSHQRVHTGEKPFTCSVCGKGFTDPSNLQSHQRVHTGEKPFTCSECGKGFAQSSQLLSHQRVHTDERPFPCSVCGKRFTHSSTLQRHQRVHTGEKPFTCSVCGKRFTRSSDLQSHHRIHTGKKPFTCSECGKRFTHSSTLQNHQRVHTGERAFPCSVCGKRFTRSSTLQRHQQVHNGEWPLL; from the exons atggctcaccagcgagttcacaccagggagcggccgttcacctgctcagtctgtgataagagattcactcactcttccaccctATGGAAACACCAGCgcgttcatactggggagaagccatacatctgctcagtctgtgggaagagattcactgagtcatccaccctactggtacatcagcgagttcacactggggagaagccgttcacctgctctgtctgtgggaagggatttactcggttatcccacctacagagtcacgagcgagttcacactggggagaggcctttcacctgctcaaaatgtggaaaaggattcactgatccatccaacctacagagacatcaacgagttcacactggggagaagccattcacctgctcagaatgtgggaaagaattcactgagttatccaacctgcagagtcaccagcgagttcacactggggagaagctgttcacctgctcagagtgtgggaaaggattcactgattcatccaccctacagagtcatcagcgagttcacactggagagaagccgttcacctgctcagaatgtgggaaagggttcactcatttatccaacctacggagacaccagagagttcacactggggagaagccatttacctgctcagaatgtggtaaAGGATTCAGTGaatcatccaccctactggtacatcagcgagttcacactggggagaagccgttcacctgctcagaatgtgggaaaggatttactgcTTCATCTGCCCTGCatagtcaccagcgagttcacactggggagaagcctttcacctgctcagtctgtgggaaaggattcactcggtcatccaacctacagagtcatcagcaagttcacactggagagaagccattcacctgctcagtctgtgggaagagattctctcattcatccaccctacagaatcatcagcga AGtcatctgcgagttcacactggggagaagccgttcacctgttcagaatgtgggaagggatttactcagttatcccaactactgagtcatcagcgagttcacactggggagaagccgttcacctgctcagtctgtgggaagggattcactgatccatccaacctacagagtcatcagcgagttcacactggggagaagccattcacctgttcagaatgtgggaagggatttgcacagtcatcccaactactgagtcatcagcgagttcatactgatgAGAGACCATtcccctgctcagtctgtggaaagagattcacacattcatccaccctacagagacaccagcgagttcacactggggagaagccattcacctgctcagtctgtgggaagagattcactcggtcatctgacctacagagtcatcatcgaattcacactgggaagaagccgttcacttgctcagaatgtgggaagagattcactcattcatccaccctacagaatcaccagcgagttcacactggggagagggcaTTCCCCTGCTCagtatgtgggaagagattcactcgctcttccaccctgcagagacatcagcaagttcataatggggagtggccattgttatga
- the LOC132388186 gene encoding gastrula zinc finger protein XlCGF26.1-like isoform X1 — protein MAHQRVHTRERPFTCSVCDKRFTHSSTLWKHQRVHTGEKPYICSVCGKRFTESSTLLVHQRVHTGEKPFTCSVCGKGFTRLSHLQSHERVHTGERPFTCSKCGKGFTDPSNLQRHQRVHTGEKPFTCSECGKEFTELSNLQSHQRVHTGEKLFTCSECGKGFTDSSTLQSHQRVHTGEKPFTCSECGKGFTHLSNLRRHQRVHTGEKPFTCSECGKGFSESSTLLVHQRVHTGEKPFTCSECGKGFTASSALHSHQRVHTGEKPFTCSVCGKGFTRSSNLQSHQQVHTGEKPFTCSVCGKRFSHSSTLQNHQRVHTGEKPFTCSVCGKRFTQSSQVQSHLRVHTGEKPFTCSECGKGFTQLSQLLSHQRVHTGEKPFTCSVCGKGFTDPSNLQSHQRVHTGEKPFTCSECGKGFAQSSQLLSHQRVHTDERPFPCSVCGKRFTHSSTLQRHQRVHTGEKPFTCSVCGKRFTRSSDLQSHHRIHTGKKPFTCSECGKRFTHSSTLQNHQRVHTGERAFPCSVCGKRFTRSSTLQRHQQVHNGEWPLL, from the coding sequence atggctcaccagcgagttcacaccagggagcggccgttcacctgctcagtctgtgataagagattcactcactcttccaccctATGGAAACACCAGCgcgttcatactggggagaagccatacatctgctcagtctgtgggaagagattcactgagtcatccaccctactggtacatcagcgagttcacactggggagaagccgttcacctgctctgtctgtgggaagggatttactcggttatcccacctacagagtcacgagcgagttcacactggggagaggcctttcacctgctcaaaatgtggaaaaggattcactgatccatccaacctacagagacatcaacgagttcacactggggagaagccattcacctgctcagaatgtgggaaagaattcactgagttatccaacctgcagagtcaccagcgagttcacactggggagaagctgttcacctgctcagagtgtgggaaaggattcactgattcatccaccctacagagtcatcagcgagttcacactggagagaagccgttcacctgctcagaatgtgggaaagggttcactcatttatccaacctacggagacaccagagagttcacactggggagaagccatttacctgctcagaatgtggtaaAGGATTCAGTGaatcatccaccctactggtacatcagcgagttcacactggggagaagccgttcacctgctcagaatgtgggaaaggatttactgcTTCATCTGCCCTGCatagtcaccagcgagttcacactggggagaagcctttcacctgctcagtctgtgggaaaggattcactcggtcatccaacctacagagtcatcagcaagttcacactggagagaagccattcacctgctcagtctgtgggaagagattctctcattcatccaccctacagaatcatcagcgagttcacactggggagaagccattcacctgctcagtctgtgggaagagattcactcagtcatcccaagtaCAGAGtcatctgcgagttcacactggggagaagccgttcacctgttcagaatgtgggaagggatttactcagttatcccaactactgagtcatcagcgagttcacactggggagaagccgttcacctgctcagtctgtgggaagggattcactgatccatccaacctacagagtcatcagcgagttcacactggggagaagccattcacctgttcagaatgtgggaagggatttgcacagtcatcccaactactgagtcatcagcgagttcatactgatgAGAGACCATtcccctgctcagtctgtggaaagagattcacacattcatccaccctacagagacaccagcgagttcacactggggagaagccattcacctgctcagtctgtgggaagagattcactcggtcatctgacctacagagtcatcatcgaattcacactgggaagaagccgttcacttgctcagaatgtgggaagagattcactcattcatccaccctacagaatcaccagcgagttcacactggggagagggcaTTCCCCTGCTCagtatgtgggaagagattcactcgctcttccaccctgcagagacatcagcaagttcataatggggagtggccattgttatga